The following coding sequences lie in one Maylandia zebra isolate NMK-2024a linkage group LG14, Mzebra_GT3a, whole genome shotgun sequence genomic window:
- the omgb gene encoding oligodendrocyte-myelin glycoprotein isoform X2, translating to MPVCSASVLYLLLLLLCGLLGGWVLSICPAACSCSGGHRVVDCSSRGLTKLPPGLQHNIRFLNLSFNSLHGVDNQLSHYAHLRTLDLSYNRLESLPPALPRSLWDIRAAGNHLRSLDKNDTAYHWNLKVLDLSDNELERVVFINNTLLSLQSLNLSHNRFWTVPTNMPHNLEIIDLSHNYLLQILPGSLDRLPRLAQFYLHANRFTWLSEGIFDDLIGLEIITLGDNPWACEEEEHITKLLRWSEKTRATVLGCPCYTRPICGQSHLPVTGRERHSARFTEPPLWVNNRSEGQDVQLPPRTVENTPNYQAKSPLVDSGMYQGKAGYWSTNQLSAVTSAWEDCMGVCLGWVKTPLHPCARLKNVCE from the exons ATGCCTGTATGCTCTGCATCTGTGCTCTACCTACTCCTCTTGCTGCTGTGTGGGCTGCTGGGAGGCTGGGTGCTGTCCATCTGCCCCGCTGCCTGCTCCTGCAGTGGAGGCCATCGTGTTGTGGACTGCTCTTCACGAGGCCTGACCAAGTTACCGCCTGGTCTGCAGCATAACATTCGCTTTCTCAACCTTTCTTTTAACAG CTTGCACGGTGTGGACAACCAGCTCAGCCACTATGCCCATCTGCGCACCCTGGATCTGTCCTACAACCGCCTGGAGAGTCTCCCCCCTGCCCTGCCACGGTCTCTGTGGGACATTCGAGCAGCAGGGAACCATCTACGCTCTCTAGACAAAAATGACACAGCCTACCACTGGAACCTGAAAGTACTGGATCTATCAGATAATGAGCTAGAGAGAGTGGTCTTTATCAATAACACACTGTTGAGTCTACAGTCTCTTAACCTCAGTCATAACAGGTTTTGGACAGTGCCCACAAACATGCCACACAATCTGGAGATCATTGACTTGTCACATAACTATCTGTTGCAGATCCTGCCCGGATCGTTGGATCGACTGCCCCGACTGGCCCAGTTTTATTTGCATGCTAACCGCTTCACCTGGCTGTCTGAGGGAATCTTTGATGACCTAATAGGACTGGAGATTATTACTCTTGGGGATAACCCCTGGGCttgtgaagaagaagaacacaTAACAAAGCTCCTTAGATGGTCAGAGAAAACCCGTGCAACCGTTTTGGGGTGCCCCTGTTATACAAGACCCATCTGTGGGCAATCCCATTTACCAGTAACCGGAAGGGAAAGGCACTCAGCTCGGTTTACGGAGCCACCACTCTGGGTTAACAACAGAAGTGAAGGGCAGGATGTTCAATTGCCCCCAAGGACTGTAGAGAACACACCTAACTATCAGGCGAAGTCTCCACTTGTTGACAGTGGAATGTATCAGGGCAAAGCAG GCTACTGGTCAACCAATCAACTTTCAGCAGTCACATCTGCATGGGAGGACTGCATGGGAGTGTGTCTTGGGTGGGTGAAAACCCCTCTTCACCCCTGTGCCAGACTGAAAAATGTATGCGAATGA
- the omgb gene encoding oligodendrocyte-myelin glycoprotein isoform X1 — protein MPVCSASVLYLLLLLLCGLLGGWVLSICPAACSCSGGHRVVDCSSRGLTKLPPGLQHNIRFLNLSFNSLHGVDNQLSHYAHLRTLDLSYNRLESLPPALPRSLWDIRAAGNHLRSLDKNDTAYHWNLKVLDLSDNELERVVFINNTLLSLQSLNLSHNRFWTVPTNMPHNLEIIDLSHNYLLQILPGSLDRLPRLAQFYLHANRFTWLSEGIFDDLIGLEIITLGDNPWACEEEEHITKLLRWSEKTRATVLGCPCYTRPICGQSHLPVTGRERHSARFTEPPLWVNNRSEGQDVQLPPRTVENTPNYQAKSPLVDSGMYQGKAGMNESGDHIWTSSTSMDSFSSHTSTTEHPRSLTNKPKLTRLYNEGCKLDIKTQQTVILSVIVMTTALTTI, from the exons ATGCCTGTATGCTCTGCATCTGTGCTCTACCTACTCCTCTTGCTGCTGTGTGGGCTGCTGGGAGGCTGGGTGCTGTCCATCTGCCCCGCTGCCTGCTCCTGCAGTGGAGGCCATCGTGTTGTGGACTGCTCTTCACGAGGCCTGACCAAGTTACCGCCTGGTCTGCAGCATAACATTCGCTTTCTCAACCTTTCTTTTAACAG CTTGCACGGTGTGGACAACCAGCTCAGCCACTATGCCCATCTGCGCACCCTGGATCTGTCCTACAACCGCCTGGAGAGTCTCCCCCCTGCCCTGCCACGGTCTCTGTGGGACATTCGAGCAGCAGGGAACCATCTACGCTCTCTAGACAAAAATGACACAGCCTACCACTGGAACCTGAAAGTACTGGATCTATCAGATAATGAGCTAGAGAGAGTGGTCTTTATCAATAACACACTGTTGAGTCTACAGTCTCTTAACCTCAGTCATAACAGGTTTTGGACAGTGCCCACAAACATGCCACACAATCTGGAGATCATTGACTTGTCACATAACTATCTGTTGCAGATCCTGCCCGGATCGTTGGATCGACTGCCCCGACTGGCCCAGTTTTATTTGCATGCTAACCGCTTCACCTGGCTGTCTGAGGGAATCTTTGATGACCTAATAGGACTGGAGATTATTACTCTTGGGGATAACCCCTGGGCttgtgaagaagaagaacacaTAACAAAGCTCCTTAGATGGTCAGAGAAAACCCGTGCAACCGTTTTGGGGTGCCCCTGTTATACAAGACCCATCTGTGGGCAATCCCATTTACCAGTAACCGGAAGGGAAAGGCACTCAGCTCGGTTTACGGAGCCACCACTCTGGGTTAACAACAGAAGTGAAGGGCAGGATGTTCAATTGCCCCCAAGGACTGTAGAGAACACACCTAACTATCAGGCGAAGTCTCCACTTGTTGACAGTGGAATGTATCAGGGCAAAGCAGGTATGAATGAATCTGGGGATCACATCTGGACATCTTCAACAAGTATGGATAGTTTTTCttcacacacaagcacaacagAACATCCAAGGTCTTTAACCAATAAGCCTAAACTAACTCGTTTATATAATGAAGGCTGCAAACTGGACATCAAAACTCAACAAACAGTCATTCTGTCTGTTATAGTCATGACAACTGCACTCACCACCATCTAA